gccacaagattggttttttttggctgagaatttggatctctggaacaggtatattttgtttacgttaaaagttctatttgattaaagttataatttatataataatcaattttgtttttttgttttgttagcttcgcttggggtagctatctttgggattttacttatgttgaccttgaGGATACATGGAACAAAATACATCATTATTTATCACTTTCTGAGcgtggtcaaactttaaagtactccgtctcaggatttacggctccaataagggtataaaaattttcttatatttaaattgttttattgttatgttttttattttaattttaacttttattactgtaattgtaaaaaattgtagatatggatatatgagatgattccggctgttcgtgcatgtggatttgcatcaagaaaaaataaagacttgcctcggctgaaacgatggagtggaacaaaaaaattgaaatgggttgacgtgaacaagatttggtcaaagatgcaggtttaaaaatatttcgtttattattaataaacttgattattatacttttatatgcattttaatatgtttaattttttaggaggggctaccaccaagacaaaacatgttaccgggtgatggtgagatgacatcttcttattatatgtcatttcaagagtatgtatatggtgaagggaaagcagttccatccccagtacgggaccattttaggagacaagagaaatcttcgtctagtatgtcgtccagtggccgctctcatggtagaggtcggggcagtgggaaacacaagctagacgaggtgttgaaacggctaaatgcactggagcagcatgtgtttatgaaccgacaacctacagaggttttttgttgaagaagtgaataatGAACAATTTTGGAACGACATTATTTTTGATGAACCGACAGTGTCACAAAGAAATTATGATGAACAAGTTAGTTACACGCtacattatttattaaattttattagcATATATCAATAcctgtgttcatattttatatttgaaaatataggttgtgcaagatgaagtgatgaataaaaacaatacaactgaaaatgtttttggtgatattcaagacgacaaggttgttatagatgttacctttacgattttaataagtactttttaataaagtgtgtttcgttattaagtaaaaagttatatttttaatgtaggtgttggaggagaggaatgagtatgcggggaacaaattcgatgatgatgtgtttgatgtaaatgattatagtgaagttaaagaggttcttatagttacattaatataaataatttgtttatttagatattattgcttattaaattatgtgtatttcgttattaagtataaagtattatttttaatataggagtgggaggagaggaatgacaatgcggggaacaaatttgatgatgatgtgccgGACGAAGACGAACTAATAATAACGGGAATTGCAgattattttgatgatgatgacgacaaagaagttacacccgataaaccgaggagtcgaaaaccatcacaatatttgtgccctccttacaccgaggtattcgttttatttataaactgatgattttatgtttatgtgaattatctgaaagatatagatttaaacatttgaatattgtttttagttgcacacgacaccgaagcaaaaaagaagaacaaaaaagaaggttgATATCAAATCAACAAGCCCCGTTCCTCCTCCAGTTTTTGGTGTTGCTCATGACTTGTCCATGTTGCGCCTGCAACCTTACGTAGCAGGCGGTGAGGATGTCATCCAAAATTATGTATTGCATTCATATGATGTCCAAcatcgtttgtttaatttcgtgttagatagagatttttggagctcattgtttgggcatacacacgacggatggttggagtcagcggtaaattcattgttaattaattattttaaaagttaattgttttttagtcaataacaaaactatcatgtgtgcagcatataaccatttggtaccgactattgatggagagacggtttgagagcgaccgacatacaataatgcctccaaatttttttgtttctcatgctttggaagaaggacaggactggagggcgtttatggctggtattgctacgtaccccaacttcatggttgcttggtggaatgttgatacggtaaacttattagtttatattgaaaataatctcgtttttttgttatgtttttgtattgtgatgtaaataaacataattttattttctgatccttatacaggtcttattgccgattcattcatcccctaatcattggctatttggggaactacgattagcgtcaatagaagtgcatatttatgacagtcttggtagaggggcttatgaaaaattcaaatctgaaggaatcttttccaaatttgaacgtcgggtggaaaattatttggacaagattaagtATCGGGCCCGGAGAaacatcccaaggattccattgaatatgcaattcatttatgaagaaaatgttccccaacaaagtagtcatt
The genomic region above belongs to Lactuca sativa cultivar Salinas chromosome 4, Lsat_Salinas_v11, whole genome shotgun sequence and contains:
- the LOC111905526 gene encoding uncharacterized protein LOC111905526, producing the protein MNKNNTTENVFGDIQDDKVLEERNEYAGNKFDDDVFDVNDYSEVKEEWEERNDNAGNKFDDDVPDEDELIITGIADYFDDDDDKEVTPDKPRSRKPSQYLCPPYTELHTTPKQKRRTKKKVDIKSTSPVPPPVFGVAHDLSMLRLQPYVAGGEDVIQNYVLHSYDVQHRLFNFVLDRDFWSSLFGHTHDGWLESAHITIWYRLLMERRFESDRHTIMPPNFFVSHALEEGQDWRAFMAGIATYPNFMVAWWNVDTVLLPIHSSPNHWLFGELRLASIEVHIYDSLGRGAYEKFKSEGIFSKFERRVENYLDKIKYRARRNIPRIPLNMQFIYEENVPQQSSHLGDCGVFLCMFMEQLVSGQPIRVLIDPKNAALEFRLRMTKIIWGSSLGPM